In Mycobacterium sp. 050128, one genomic interval encodes:
- the gltB gene encoding glutamate synthase large subunit has translation MTPTRVGLYNPAFEHDSCGVAMVVDMHGRRSRDIVDKAITALVNLEHRGAQGAEPRSGDGAGILIQVPDAFLREVVDFELPAPGSYATGIAFLPQSSKDAAAACAAVEKIAESEGLTVLGWRNVPTDDSSLGALSRDAMPTFRQVFMTGASDMTLERRCYVVRKRAEHELGTKGPGQDGPGRETVYFPSLSGQTMVYKGMLTTPQLKAFYLDLQDDRMTSALGIVHSRFSTNTFPSWPLAHPFRRIAHNGEINTVTGNENWMRAREALIKTDIFGSADDLEKLFPICTPGASDTARFDEALELLHLGGRSLPHAVLMMIPEAWERNETMDPARRAFYEYHASLMEPWDGPASMTFTDGTIVGAVLDRNGLRPSRIWVTEDGLVVMASEAGVLDLDPSTVVKRMRLQPGRMFLVDTTQGRIVSDEEIKAELAAEHPYQEWLDKNLVPLESLPQGTYVRMAHDRLVMRQLAFGYTYEELNLLVAPMVRTGAEPIGSMGTDTPVAVLSQRPRMLYDYFHQLFAQVTNPPLDAIREEVVTSLQGTTGGERDLLSPDEYSCHQIMLRQPILRNHELAKLINLNPDDAVNGRPHGMRSKVIRCLYPVAEGGAGLAAALEEVRAQASAAIADGARVIILSDRDSNEQMAPIPSLLAVAGVHHHLVRDRTRTHVGLVVESGDAREVHHMAMLIGCGAAAVNPYLAFESVEDMLDRGVIDGIDRDKALNNYVKAAGKGVLKVMSKMGISTLASYTGAQLFQAIGISEDVLDEYFTGLACPTGGITLDDIATDVAARHDLAYLDRPDERAHRELEVGGDYQWRREGEYHLFNPETVFKLQHATRTGQYKIFKDYTRLVDDQSERMASLRGLLKFRGDVRPPVPLDEVEPASEIVKRFSTGAMSYGSISAEAHETLAIAMNRLGGRSNSGEGGEDVKRFDPDPNGDWRRSAIKQVASARFGVTSHYLTNCTDIQIKMAQGAKPGEGGQLPGHKVYPWVADVRHSTPGVGLISPPPHHDIYSIEDLAQLIHDLKNSNPSARVHVKLVSENGVGTVAAGVSKAHADVVLISGHDGGTGATPLTSQKHAGAPWELGLAETQQTLLLNGLRDRIVVQVDGQLKTGRDVMIGALLGAEEFGFATAPLVVAGCIMMRVCHLDTCPVGVATQNPVLRDRFTGKPEFVENFFMFIAEEVREYMAQLGFRTFNEAVGQVGSLDTTLARAHWKAHKLDLAPVLHEPESAFMNQDLYCSSRQDHGLDKALDQQLIVMSREALDSGKPVRFSTTISNVNRTVGTMLGHELTKAFGGQGLPDGTIDITFDGSAGNSFGAFVPKGITLRVYGDANDYVGKGLSGGRIVVRPSDNAPVDYVAEENIIGGNVILFGATSGEAFLRGLVGERFAVRNSGAHAVVEGVGDHGCEYMTGGRVVILGHTGRNFAAGMSGGVAYVYDPGEELPQNLNTEMVDLEALDSDDAEFLHGIIQAHVDATDSAVGQRVLADWHSEQRHFAKVMPRDYKKVLQAIAQAERDGVDVGKAIMAAAHG, from the coding sequence ATGACGCCCACGCGCGTTGGGTTGTATAACCCCGCGTTCGAGCACGATTCGTGCGGGGTTGCCATGGTCGTCGACATGCACGGCCGACGGAGCCGCGACATCGTCGACAAGGCGATCACTGCACTGGTCAACCTCGAGCATCGTGGCGCCCAGGGCGCCGAGCCGCGCAGCGGTGACGGCGCGGGCATCCTGATTCAGGTCCCGGACGCATTCCTGCGCGAAGTCGTGGACTTCGAACTTCCCGCGCCGGGCAGCTACGCCACCGGTATCGCGTTCCTGCCGCAATCTTCCAAGGATGCCGCGGCCGCGTGCGCCGCGGTGGAGAAGATCGCCGAGTCCGAGGGCCTGACGGTCCTGGGCTGGCGCAATGTGCCCACCGACGACTCGTCGCTGGGTGCGCTGTCCCGCGACGCGATGCCCACCTTCCGGCAGGTGTTCATGACCGGCGCTTCCGACATGACGCTGGAACGCCGTTGCTACGTCGTGCGCAAGCGTGCCGAGCACGAACTCGGTACCAAGGGCCCGGGCCAAGACGGACCCGGCCGCGAAACCGTATATTTCCCAAGCCTTTCCGGTCAGACAATGGTTTACAAGGGCATGCTGACCACTCCGCAACTCAAGGCCTTTTACCTCGACCTGCAAGACGACCGGATGACCAGCGCGCTGGGCATCGTGCACTCCCGCTTCTCGACCAACACCTTCCCGTCCTGGCCGCTGGCGCACCCGTTCCGGCGTATCGCCCACAACGGCGAGATCAACACCGTCACCGGAAACGAGAACTGGATGCGCGCCCGTGAGGCGCTGATCAAAACCGACATCTTCGGGTCGGCCGACGACCTGGAGAAGTTGTTCCCGATCTGCACGCCGGGCGCATCTGACACCGCGCGCTTCGACGAGGCGCTGGAATTGTTGCACCTGGGCGGGCGCAGCCTGCCGCACGCGGTGCTGATGATGATTCCGGAGGCCTGGGAGCGCAACGAGACCATGGACCCGGCGCGGCGCGCCTTCTACGAGTACCACGCATCGCTGATGGAACCGTGGGACGGCCCGGCGTCGATGACATTTACCGACGGCACCATCGTGGGCGCCGTGCTGGACCGCAATGGCCTTCGCCCGTCCCGTATTTGGGTCACCGAGGACGGTTTGGTGGTGATGGCGTCCGAGGCGGGCGTCTTGGACCTGGACCCGTCGACGGTGGTGAAGCGGATGCGCCTGCAGCCGGGCCGGATGTTCCTGGTGGACACCACCCAGGGCCGCATCGTCTCCGACGAGGAGATCAAGGCCGAGCTGGCCGCCGAGCACCCGTATCAGGAGTGGCTCGACAAGAACCTGGTGCCGCTCGAGTCGTTGCCGCAGGGTACCTACGTGCGGATGGCGCACGATCGACTTGTCATGCGGCAGTTGGCCTTTGGCTACACCTACGAGGAGCTCAACCTGCTGGTGGCGCCGATGGTGCGCACCGGCGCCGAGCCGATCGGGTCGATGGGCACCGATACCCCGGTCGCGGTGCTCTCGCAGCGCCCCCGGATGCTCTACGACTACTTCCACCAGCTGTTCGCCCAGGTGACCAACCCACCGCTGGACGCCATCCGCGAAGAGGTGGTGACCAGCCTGCAGGGCACCACCGGCGGTGAGCGCGACCTGCTCAGCCCGGACGAGTACTCGTGTCACCAGATCATGCTGCGCCAGCCGATTCTGCGTAACCACGAGCTGGCCAAGCTGATCAACCTGAATCCCGATGACGCGGTCAACGGACGCCCACATGGCATGCGCTCCAAGGTGATTCGCTGTCTGTACCCGGTCGCCGAGGGTGGCGCCGGGCTGGCAGCCGCGCTGGAAGAGGTGCGTGCGCAGGCGTCGGCCGCGATCGCCGATGGCGCCCGGGTGATCATTCTGTCCGACCGCGATTCCAATGAGCAGATGGCGCCGATACCGTCGCTGCTCGCCGTCGCCGGCGTGCACCACCACCTGGTGCGCGATCGGACCCGCACCCATGTGGGTCTGGTCGTCGAATCCGGCGATGCCCGCGAGGTGCACCACATGGCGATGCTGATCGGCTGCGGCGCGGCCGCGGTCAACCCGTACCTCGCGTTCGAATCGGTTGAGGACATGCTCGACCGCGGCGTGATCGACGGGATCGACCGCGACAAGGCGCTGAACAACTACGTGAAGGCCGCCGGCAAGGGCGTACTGAAAGTCATGTCCAAGATGGGCATTTCGACGCTGGCCTCCTACACCGGTGCACAGCTGTTCCAGGCCATCGGGATCTCTGAGGACGTGCTCGACGAGTACTTCACCGGGCTGGCCTGCCCGACCGGCGGCATCACGCTGGACGACATCGCCACCGACGTCGCAGCGCGGCACGATCTGGCCTATCTGGACCGGCCGGACGAGCGCGCGCACCGCGAACTCGAGGTGGGTGGGGACTACCAGTGGCGCCGCGAGGGCGAGTACCACCTGTTCAACCCGGAGACCGTGTTCAAGCTGCAGCACGCCACCCGGACCGGGCAGTACAAGATCTTCAAGGACTACACCCGCCTGGTCGACGACCAGAGCGAGCGGATGGCGTCGTTGCGCGGACTGCTGAAGTTCCGCGGCGACGTGCGACCCCCGGTTCCGCTGGACGAGGTCGAACCCGCCAGCGAGATCGTCAAACGGTTCTCGACCGGAGCGATGAGCTACGGCTCGATCTCGGCCGAGGCGCACGAGACGCTCGCCATCGCGATGAACCGCCTGGGTGGGCGATCCAACAGCGGTGAGGGTGGCGAGGACGTCAAGCGTTTCGACCCCGATCCCAACGGGGACTGGCGCCGTAGCGCGATCAAGCAGGTCGCGTCGGCACGGTTCGGCGTCACATCGCACTACCTGACCAACTGTACCGACATCCAGATCAAGATGGCCCAGGGCGCCAAACCCGGTGAGGGTGGCCAACTTCCGGGGCACAAGGTGTACCCGTGGGTGGCAGACGTCCGGCACTCCACGCCCGGCGTGGGCCTGATCTCACCGCCGCCGCACCACGACATCTACTCGATCGAGGATCTTGCGCAGTTGATCCACGACCTGAAGAACTCCAACCCGTCGGCGCGGGTGCACGTCAAGCTGGTCTCCGAGAACGGCGTCGGCACGGTCGCGGCGGGTGTGTCCAAGGCACACGCCGACGTGGTGCTGATCTCCGGCCACGACGGCGGCACCGGTGCCACGCCGCTCACCTCGCAGAAGCACGCGGGTGCTCCATGGGAGCTGGGGCTGGCCGAGACGCAGCAGACCTTGCTGCTCAACGGATTACGCGACCGGATCGTCGTCCAGGTGGACGGACAACTCAAGACCGGCCGCGACGTGATGATCGGCGCGCTGCTGGGCGCCGAGGAGTTCGGCTTCGCCACCGCGCCGCTGGTCGTCGCGGGCTGCATCATGATGCGCGTCTGCCACCTCGACACCTGCCCAGTCGGTGTGGCGACCCAGAACCCGGTGCTGCGGGACCGCTTCACCGGCAAGCCGGAGTTCGTGGAGAACTTCTTCATGTTCATCGCCGAAGAAGTCCGGGAGTACATGGCGCAGTTGGGCTTCCGCACCTTCAACGAGGCAGTCGGCCAAGTGGGGTCGCTGGACACCACGCTGGCTCGAGCGCACTGGAAGGCACACAAGCTGGATCTGGCCCCGGTGCTGCACGAGCCGGAGTCCGCGTTCATGAACCAGGACCTGTACTGCAGCTCGCGTCAGGACCACGGGCTGGACAAGGCGCTGGATCAGCAGTTGATCGTGATGAGCCGCGAGGCGCTGGATTCGGGTAAACCGGTCCGGTTCTCCACCACCATCAGCAACGTCAACCGCACGGTGGGAACCATGCTCGGCCACGAGCTGACGAAAGCCTTTGGCGGCCAAGGCTTGCCGGATGGAACGATCGACATCACCTTCGACGGCTCCGCGGGCAACAGCTTCGGCGCTTTTGTGCCCAAGGGCATCACCTTGCGGGTGTACGGCGACGCCAACGACTACGTAGGCAAGGGCCTGTCGGGCGGCCGGATCGTGGTGCGGCCGTCGGACAATGCCCCGGTGGACTACGTCGCCGAGGAAAACATCATCGGCGGCAACGTGATCCTGTTCGGCGCCACCAGCGGCGAGGCCTTCCTGCGCGGTCTGGTCGGCGAGCGGTTCGCGGTCCGTAACTCCGGCGCCCATGCCGTGGTCGAGGGCGTCGGCGATCACGGTTGTGAGTACATGACCGGCGGCCGGGTGGTGATTCTCGGCCACACCGGGCGTAACTTCGCGGCGGGTATGTCCGGCGGTGTGGCCTACGTCTACGACCCCGGTGAGGAACTGCCGCAGAACCTGAACACCGAGATGGTGGACCTGGAGGCTCTCGACTCCGATGACGCCGAGTTCCTGCACGGCATCATCCAGGCGCACGTCGATGCGACGGATTCCGCGGTCGGCCAGCGGGTTCTGGCCGACTGGCACTCCGAGCAACGGCATTTCGCCAAGGTGATGCCCCGGGACTACAAGAAGGTGTTGCAGGCGATCGCCCAAGCGGAGCGCGACGGCGTCGATGTGGGCAAGGCGATTATGGCGGCGGCGCATGGCTGA
- a CDS encoding glutamate synthase subunit beta, which produces MADPTGFLKYTHRELPQRRPVPLRLKDWNEVYQEFNDDTLREQATRCMDCGIPFCHNGCPLGNLIPEWNDLVRRGRWRDAIERLHATNNFPDFTGRLCPAPCEPACVLGINQDPVTIKQIELEIIDHAFDQGFVEPKPPTKLTGKTVAVIGSGPAGLAAAQQLTRAGHSVTVFERADRIGGLLRYGIPEFKMEKRVLDRRLDQMRAEGTEFRAGVNVGVDITAQQLLADFDAVVLAGGATAWRDLPIPGRELDGIHQAMEYLPWGNRVQEGDDVLGPDGQPPITAKGKKVVIIGGGDTGADCLGTAHRQGAASVHQFEIMPRPPEERAESTPWPTYPLMYRVSSAHEEGGERVFSVNTEEFVGKDGHVTALKVHEVTMQDGKFVKVEGSEFELEADVVFLAMGFVGPEKSGLLTDLDVKLTDRGNVARGADYETSVPGVYVAGDMGRGQSLIVWAIAEGRAAAAGVDRYLMGSTALPAPIKPTAAPLQ; this is translated from the coding sequence ATGGCTGATCCAACCGGCTTCCTGAAGTACACACATCGGGAGCTGCCGCAACGCCGGCCTGTCCCGCTGCGGTTGAAGGACTGGAACGAGGTCTACCAGGAATTCAACGACGACACCCTGCGCGAGCAGGCGACTCGTTGCATGGACTGCGGTATTCCCTTCTGCCACAACGGTTGTCCGCTGGGCAACCTGATTCCGGAGTGGAATGACCTGGTGCGCAGGGGCCGGTGGCGCGACGCGATCGAGCGGCTGCACGCCACCAACAATTTCCCCGACTTCACCGGCCGGCTGTGTCCGGCACCGTGCGAGCCGGCGTGTGTGCTGGGCATCAACCAGGACCCGGTCACGATCAAACAGATCGAGCTGGAGATCATCGACCACGCCTTCGACCAGGGCTTCGTCGAGCCGAAGCCGCCGACCAAGCTGACCGGAAAGACGGTTGCCGTCATCGGTTCGGGTCCGGCCGGTTTGGCCGCCGCCCAGCAGCTCACCCGCGCGGGACACAGCGTCACCGTCTTCGAGCGGGCCGACCGCATCGGCGGATTGCTGCGCTACGGCATCCCGGAATTCAAGATGGAGAAACGCGTCCTCGACCGGCGGCTGGACCAAATGCGGGCCGAGGGAACCGAATTCCGGGCCGGCGTCAATGTCGGAGTGGACATCACCGCGCAGCAGCTGCTTGCCGACTTCGACGCGGTGGTGCTGGCCGGCGGTGCCACCGCCTGGCGTGACCTGCCGATCCCGGGACGGGAACTAGACGGCATCCACCAGGCGATGGAGTACCTGCCGTGGGGCAACCGCGTGCAGGAGGGCGACGACGTGCTGGGCCCGGACGGGCAGCCGCCGATCACCGCCAAGGGCAAGAAGGTCGTCATCATCGGCGGCGGCGACACCGGAGCCGACTGCCTGGGCACCGCGCACCGGCAGGGCGCGGCGAGCGTGCACCAGTTCGAGATCATGCCGCGGCCCCCGGAGGAGCGCGCCGAGTCCACCCCGTGGCCGACCTACCCGCTGATGTACCGGGTCTCGTCCGCGCACGAAGAGGGCGGCGAGCGGGTGTTCTCGGTCAACACCGAGGAGTTCGTCGGCAAGGACGGCCACGTCACCGCGCTCAAGGTTCACGAAGTGACGATGCAGGACGGCAAGTTCGTCAAGGTCGAGGGCTCCGAGTTCGAGCTCGAGGCGGATGTGGTGTTCCTGGCGATGGGCTTCGTCGGTCCGGAGAAGTCGGGTTTGCTCACCGACCTCGACGTGAAGCTCACCGACCGCGGCAACGTCGCGCGCGGGGCCGATTACGAGACCTCAGTGCCCGGCGTTTACGTTGCCGGAGACATGGGCCGGGGCCAGTCGCTGATCGTCTGGGCGATCGCCGAGGGTAGGGCCGCCGCGGCGGGTGTGGACCGGTATTTGATGGGGTCAACCGCGCTTCCCGCGCCCATCAAGCCGACGGCCGCACCGCTTCAGTAG
- a CDS encoding LLM class F420-dependent oxidoreductase has translation MRFAFKTSPQNTTWAGMLAVWQAADDIDVFESGWTFDHFYPIFSDSTGPCLEGWTTLTALAQATRRLRLGTLVTGIHYRHPAVLANMAAALDIISNGRLELGIGAGWNEEESGAYGIELGSIRERFDRFEEACQVLISLLSEQTTNFDGKYYQLKDARNEPKGPQRPHPPICIGGSGEKRTLPLTARYAQHWNFAGGTPEEFARKRDVLAARCADIGRDPKEITMSAHVRLGDDLDYGQVIETAAGLGAEGLDLGIVYLPPPHDPAVLEPLAEAIRDSGLLSAK, from the coding sequence ATGCGATTCGCGTTCAAAACCTCACCGCAAAACACCACCTGGGCCGGGATGCTCGCCGTCTGGCAGGCAGCCGACGACATCGACGTCTTCGAGTCCGGATGGACGTTCGACCACTTCTACCCGATCTTTTCCGACAGCACCGGCCCGTGCCTGGAGGGCTGGACCACGCTGACCGCGCTGGCGCAGGCCACCAGACGGCTGCGGTTGGGCACCCTGGTCACCGGCATCCACTACCGCCACCCAGCGGTCCTGGCGAACATGGCCGCCGCCCTCGACATCATCTCCAACGGACGGCTCGAACTCGGGATCGGCGCCGGCTGGAACGAGGAGGAGTCCGGCGCCTACGGCATCGAACTCGGCAGCATCAGGGAACGGTTCGACCGGTTCGAGGAAGCCTGTCAGGTGCTGATCAGCCTGCTCAGTGAGCAGACCACCAACTTCGACGGCAAGTATTACCAACTCAAGGACGCGCGCAACGAACCCAAGGGCCCGCAGCGCCCGCACCCGCCCATCTGCATCGGCGGCAGCGGCGAGAAGCGCACGCTGCCGCTGACCGCGCGCTACGCCCAGCACTGGAACTTCGCCGGCGGGACGCCCGAGGAGTTCGCGCGTAAGCGTGACGTGCTGGCGGCGCGCTGCGCGGACATCGGGCGCGACCCGAAGGAGATCACCATGTCGGCGCACGTTCGCCTCGGCGACGACCTCGACTACGGACAGGTCATCGAGACCGCGGCCGGGCTCGGGGCCGAGGGACTCGACCTCGGAATCGTCTACCTACCGCCGCCGCACGACCCGGCCGTCCTGGAGCCCCTGGCTGAGGCGATCCGGGATTCGGGGTTGCTGTCGGCGAAATGA
- a CDS encoding PHP domain-containing protein has protein sequence MDPVVALRQIAYYKDRSRQDPKRVMAYRNAADIVEALDDAERERHGQANSWQTLPGIGPKTAKVIAQAWAGREPDALAELRSEATDLGGGEVRSALRGDLHLHSNWSDGSAPIEEMMATAAALGHEYCALTDHSPRLTIANGLSPERLRKQLDVIDGLRDAFAPMRILTGIEVDILEDGTLDQEPELLERLDVVVASVHSKLSMDSAAMTRRMVRAVSDGHADVLGHCTGRLVSGNRGIRPESKFDAEKVFTACRDHGTAVEINSRPERRDPPTRLLDLALEIGCVFSIDTDAHAPGQLDFLGYGAQRALDAGVPVDRIVNTWPADKLLAWTGS, from the coding sequence ATGGACCCGGTAGTCGCTCTTCGGCAGATCGCCTACTACAAGGACCGCAGCCGTCAGGACCCTAAACGCGTGATGGCGTATCGCAACGCGGCCGACATCGTCGAGGCGCTCGACGACGCCGAGCGTGAGCGACATGGGCAGGCCAACAGCTGGCAGACGTTGCCGGGCATCGGACCCAAGACCGCGAAGGTCATCGCCCAGGCCTGGGCCGGCCGTGAGCCGGACGCACTGGCCGAATTGCGATCCGAGGCAACAGATCTCGGTGGCGGCGAGGTGCGCAGCGCGCTGCGCGGAGATTTGCATCTGCACTCGAACTGGTCGGACGGGTCGGCGCCGATCGAGGAGATGATGGCCACCGCGGCCGCGCTGGGGCATGAATACTGCGCGTTGACCGATCACTCGCCGCGACTGACGATCGCCAATGGCCTGTCGCCGGAGCGGTTGCGTAAACAGCTCGACGTGATCGACGGGTTGCGGGACGCGTTCGCGCCGATGCGCATCCTCACCGGTATCGAGGTCGACATCCTCGAGGACGGCACCCTGGATCAGGAGCCCGAACTGCTGGAACGCCTCGACGTCGTCGTGGCCAGCGTGCACTCCAAGTTGTCGATGGATTCGGCGGCCATGACACGCCGGATGGTGCGCGCGGTCTCCGACGGGCACGCCGATGTGCTGGGCCACTGCACGGGCCGCCTGGTTTCCGGCAACCGGGGCATCCGGCCGGAATCGAAGTTCGACGCCGAGAAGGTCTTCACCGCTTGTCGCGACCACGGCACCGCGGTGGAGATCAACTCCCGCCCCGAACGCCGCGACCCGCCGACCCGGCTGCTCGACCTGGCGCTGGAAATCGGCTGCGTGTTCAGCATCGACACCGACGCGCACGCGCCCGGCCAGCTCGATTTCCTGGGGTACGGCGCCCAACGCGCCCTGGACGCCGGCGTTCCGGTCGACCGGATCGTGAACACCTGGCCGGCCGACAAGCTGCTGGCGTGGACGGGATCCTAG
- a CDS encoding YoaK family protein yields MPPEHARDSGLPREGLLLGYSAVLALSAGFVNAVALLILALPVGNLTAITTQLGMNTANPWLYEGHVLAAILFGFLAGATTAGAVLAPTEALAGRRHAIVLITEAALLVLAAAGVEDTFVKAQIEAVGVELTAVQAMFAAAALGLQNAMTSSFRGMPIRTTHFTGTVTDLGLMLGRARQNGIQKWKAAILVTTLLLFLGGGIAGIVFGSHLGGYSLLIPAATCAVVAGANVLHGRNTNAEPVPDDAEPARV; encoded by the coding sequence GTGCCGCCGGAGCACGCCCGCGACAGTGGCCTGCCTCGCGAAGGCCTCCTGCTCGGTTACAGCGCGGTACTCGCGTTGTCGGCGGGCTTCGTCAACGCGGTCGCCCTGCTGATCTTGGCGTTGCCGGTCGGCAACCTCACCGCGATCACCACCCAGCTCGGCATGAACACCGCCAATCCCTGGCTCTACGAGGGCCATGTGCTCGCCGCCATCCTGTTCGGCTTCCTGGCGGGCGCGACGACGGCCGGGGCGGTTCTCGCACCCACCGAAGCTCTCGCGGGCCGGCGCCATGCCATCGTGCTGATCACCGAGGCGGCACTGCTGGTGCTGGCCGCCGCGGGCGTGGAAGACACTTTCGTCAAGGCGCAGATCGAAGCGGTCGGGGTCGAACTGACCGCGGTCCAGGCGATGTTCGCCGCCGCTGCGCTTGGGCTGCAAAACGCGATGACCTCCAGCTTCCGCGGGATGCCGATCCGCACCACTCACTTCACCGGGACCGTGACCGATCTCGGGCTGATGCTGGGCCGCGCTCGGCAAAACGGGATCCAGAAGTGGAAGGCCGCGATCCTGGTGACCACGCTGTTGCTGTTCCTCGGCGGCGGCATCGCCGGGATCGTGTTCGGCTCGCACCTGGGCGGATACTCGCTGCTGATACCGGCCGCCACGTGCGCGGTGGTGGCCGGTGCCAATGTGCTGCACGGCCGCAACACCAACGCGGAGCCGGTTCCCGACGACGCCGAACCCGCGCGGGTCTGA
- the dinB gene encoding DNA polymerase IV gives MFVRCDASILHADLDSFYASVEQRDDPTLRGRPVIVGGGVVLAASYEAKAYGVRTAMGGRQARRLCPDAVVVPPRMSAYSRASDAVFEVFRDATPIVEPLSVDEAFLDVGGLRRVSGTPVEIAERLRVDVRDRVGLPITVGIARTKFLAKVASQEAKPDGLLLVQPDRELAFLRPLPVRRLWGVGAVTADKLNGYGITTVADVAELSESTLASLLGRAMGRQLYALSRNIDRRRVDTGVRRRSVGAQRALGRAGNHMSPNEIDAVVVNLIDRITARMRAAGRTGRTVVLRLRFDDFTRASRSHTLPWATSSTQPILAAARQLVASAAPAIAQRGLTLVGFAVSGIDRSGAQQLMLPFQEDSLAVDAAVDQVRDRFGKSALTRGVLIGRDSGIEMPRLPD, from the coding sequence ATGTTCGTGCGGTGTGATGCATCCATCCTGCACGCGGACCTGGACTCGTTCTACGCGTCGGTCGAACAGCGTGACGACCCGACGCTGCGAGGTCGCCCGGTGATTGTGGGCGGCGGCGTCGTGCTGGCCGCCAGCTACGAGGCCAAGGCGTACGGCGTGCGCACCGCGATGGGCGGCCGGCAGGCCCGGCGCCTGTGTCCCGACGCCGTCGTGGTGCCGCCGCGCATGTCGGCCTATTCGCGGGCCAGCGACGCCGTCTTCGAGGTGTTCCGCGACGCCACACCCATCGTCGAGCCGCTGTCGGTGGACGAGGCGTTCCTCGACGTCGGCGGCCTGCGCCGGGTCTCGGGGACGCCGGTCGAGATCGCCGAACGGCTGCGGGTGGACGTGCGGGACCGGGTCGGCCTGCCCATCACCGTCGGCATCGCCCGCACCAAATTCCTGGCCAAGGTCGCCAGCCAGGAGGCCAAGCCGGATGGGCTGCTGCTGGTGCAGCCCGATCGGGAGCTGGCGTTCCTGCGGCCATTGCCGGTGCGCCGATTGTGGGGCGTGGGCGCGGTGACCGCAGACAAGTTGAACGGCTACGGCATCACGACGGTGGCCGATGTCGCCGAGCTCAGCGAGTCGACGCTGGCCTCACTGCTCGGCCGTGCGATGGGCCGCCAACTGTATGCGCTGTCGCGCAATATCGACCGGCGCCGCGTCGACACCGGCGTGCGACGCCGGTCCGTCGGTGCCCAGCGCGCGTTGGGCCGCGCCGGAAATCACATGTCGCCCAACGAGATCGACGCGGTCGTGGTCAACCTGATCGACCGCATCACGGCCCGGATGCGCGCCGCCGGGCGCACGGGTCGCACCGTGGTGCTGCGCCTGCGGTTCGACGACTTCACCCGGGCCAGCCGGTCGCACACCCTGCCGTGGGCGACGTCGTCGACGCAGCCGATCCTGGCCGCCGCCCGCCAACTGGTCGCCTCGGCCGCACCCGCGATTGCTCAACGCGGCTTGACGCTGGTCGGTTTCGCGGTGTCGGGCATCGATCGCAGTGGGGCCCAGCAGCTGATGCTGCCGTTTCAAGAAGATTCACTCGCGGTCGACGCCGCGGTCGACCAGGTCCGGGACCGCTTCGGCAAATCCGCTCTGACGCGCGGGGTGTTGATCGGGCGCGATTCGGGTATAGAGATGCCGCGACTACCCGACTGA
- a CDS encoding TetR/AcrR family transcriptional regulator yields MTTAGQTRALRGRRALRPSGDDREQAILATAERLLEERSLADISVDDLAKGAGISRPTFYFYFKSKEAVLLSLLEPVIARADSEFDGAVQRLPADPRRVWRNGIKAFFTEFSTHRAVARTATEALATSSELRTVWAGFMQKWIDQTAAMIAAERERGAAPDTIPAADLATSLNQMNERTMMAALSAETPAVEAERVVDTLTHIWVSAIYGESG; encoded by the coding sequence GTGACAACTGCCGGTCAGACTCGCGCCCTGCGCGGCCGCCGCGCTCTGCGTCCCTCGGGCGACGACCGCGAGCAGGCCATCCTCGCGACGGCCGAGCGGCTGCTCGAGGAGCGTTCCCTCGCCGACATCTCGGTCGATGACTTGGCAAAAGGCGCCGGCATCTCGCGTCCGACGTTCTACTTCTATTTCAAGTCCAAAGAAGCGGTGCTGCTGTCGCTGCTCGAGCCGGTGATCGCGCGGGCCGATTCCGAGTTCGACGGAGCGGTGCAGCGGCTCCCGGCGGACCCGCGCCGGGTGTGGCGCAACGGCATCAAAGCGTTCTTCACCGAGTTCAGCACCCATCGCGCGGTGGCTCGGACCGCCACCGAGGCACTGGCCACCAGCTCCGAGCTGCGGACGGTGTGGGCGGGGTTCATGCAGAAATGGATCGATCAGACGGCTGCCATGATCGCGGCCGAGCGGGAACGCGGCGCCGCCCCGGACACCATCCCGGCCGCGGACCTGGCGACGTCGCTCAACCAGATGAACGAACGCACAATGATGGCCGCGCTGTCCGCCGAAACACCCGCGGTGGAAGCCGAGCGAGTCGTCGACACCCTCACCCACATCTGGGTCAGCGCCATCTACGGCGAATCCGGCTAG